GCGTGCTCAGAAAAACTCGGCATAGACTCCCGAACAGTGGATGCCAGAATAGTTGCGTTAGAAGTTTTTCTATCTTGTCAGTTAGTCTCTGAAGACCGGACAAGCCTCACTGATGCGGGAAAGACCGTTGCGGAGTATGGAAAAGAGCTGTTGGAAGCAAATGATAAGTTGATTCTTAAGATAAAA
The DNA window shown above is from Cohaesibacter intestini and carries:
- a CDS encoding LysR family transcriptional regulator, which translates into the protein MNELLNLEYIQTIVFLDELGIKACSEKLGIDSRTVDARIVALEVFLSCQLVSEDRTSLTDAGKTVAEYGKELLEANDKLILKIKAQFQAI